A portion of the Clostridium gelidum genome contains these proteins:
- a CDS encoding L-ribulose-5-phosphate 4-epimerase codes for MLEKLKEKVYEANMELQRKGMVIYTWGNVSEIDRESGLVVIKPSGVDYDTMKAEDMVVVDLDGNVVEGKYKPSTDTPTHLVMYKTYPSIGGVVHTHSDWATTFAQAGMSIPAFGTTHADYFYGDIPCTRDLTNEEISGEYEKETGNVIVETIGDKNPLEIPAIVVKNHGPFAWGKDANSAVYNAVVLDKVAEIAYKTMTLNKEVEGVKQHLLDKHYLRKHGANAYYGQ; via the coding sequence ATGTTAGAGAAATTAAAAGAGAAAGTTTACGAAGCAAATATGGAACTTCAAAGAAAAGGAATGGTAATTTATACTTGGGGAAATGTTAGTGAAATTGATAGAGAAAGTGGATTAGTAGTAATAAAACCAAGTGGTGTTGATTACGATACTATGAAAGCAGAAGATATGGTAGTTGTTGACTTGGATGGAAATGTTGTAGAAGGAAAATATAAACCGTCTACTGATACACCAACTCATTTAGTTATGTATAAGACTTATCCAAGTATTGGTGGAGTTGTTCATACTCACTCAGACTGGGCAACAACTTTTGCTCAAGCAGGAATGTCTATACCAGCATTTGGAACAACTCATGCAGATTATTTCTATGGAGATATTCCTTGTACTCGTGATTTGACTAATGAAGAAATTAGTGGAGAATATGAAAAAGAAACAGGAAACGTAATAGTAGAAACAATTGGAGATAAAAATCCATTAGAAATTCCAGCTATTGTAGTTAAAAATCATGGACCATTTGCTTGGGGAAAAGATGCGAATTCAGCAGTTTATAATGCAGTAGTATTAGATAAAGTAGCTGAAATTGCATATAAAACTATGACTTTAAACAAAGAGGTAGAAGGTGTTAAACAACATCTTTTAGATAAACACTATCTTAGAAAACATGGTGCAAATGCATATTATGGACAATAA
- a CDS encoding GntR family transcriptional regulator encodes MKESETKHEIIEKYYIKLIEGNKALPGEQLPSEHEIATQFNVSRHTVRQSLSYLVQEGWIFKERGKGSFYSNKKTNEIKKNVAVLTTYISDYIFPKIISGIEEELRKKGYNLLLFNSNNDIENERICFENIINQDIAGLIIEPAQSTINNLHHECIKKLEKNNIKYIAINTNCDEENAAFIIVDDEQGGYKLTNYLLELGHKNIAAIFKADDLQGEKRRKGYIKALNEYNLTFNKNIVGEFITDNQEMYIDQFTKKILNLEDRPTAIVCYNDKVALRVIDNCRKEGIVIPKDLSIVSFDDSSLAVSSDVKLTTIKHPKEEMGINAAKCIIDMIEGRIDKPQYTYNAELIVRESCSRV; translated from the coding sequence ATGAAAGAATCTGAAACAAAACACGAGATTATTGAAAAATATTATATAAAGCTCATAGAAGGAAACAAGGCTTTGCCAGGAGAACAATTACCTTCTGAACATGAAATAGCCACTCAATTTAATGTAAGCCGGCATACTGTAAGGCAATCCCTTAGTTATTTAGTACAAGAAGGATGGATATTTAAAGAAAGAGGAAAAGGCAGTTTTTACTCTAATAAGAAAACAAATGAAATTAAGAAAAATGTCGCTGTACTTACAACATATATATCAGATTATATCTTTCCTAAAATTATATCGGGTATAGAAGAAGAGCTGAGAAAAAAAGGATATAATTTATTGTTATTTAATAGTAATAATGATATTGAAAATGAAAGAATTTGTTTTGAAAATATTATCAATCAAGATATAGCTGGATTAATAATAGAACCAGCACAAAGCACTATAAATAATTTGCATCATGAGTGCATAAAAAAATTAGAAAAGAACAATATTAAATATATTGCAATAAATACTAATTGTGATGAAGAAAATGCAGCTTTCATTATAGTGGATGATGAACAAGGTGGATATAAACTAACAAATTATTTGTTAGAACTTGGGCATAAGAATATTGCTGCAATATTTAAAGCCGATGATTTACAAGGTGAAAAACGTAGAAAAGGTTATATAAAAGCTCTTAATGAATATAATCTAACTTTTAATAAAAATATAGTAGGCGAATTTATAACTGATAATCAAGAAATGTATATAGACCAATTTACTAAAAAGATATTAAATCTTGAAGATAGACCAACAGCAATTGTTTGCTATAATGACAAAGTTGCTTTAAGAGTAATAGATAATTGTAGAAAAGAAGGTATAGTAATACCGAAAGATTTATCAATTGTAAGTTTTGATGATTCTAGCTTGGCAGTTTCATCAGATGTTAAACTTACAACAATAAAGCATCCCAAAGAAGAAATGGGAATAAACGCAGCAAAATGTATTATTGATATGATTGAAGGAAGAATAGATAAGCCTCAATATACATATAATGCTGAGCTTATTGTTAGAGAATCTTGTTCTAGAGTTTAA
- the fsa gene encoding fructose-6-phosphate aldolase, translating into MRFFLDTANIEHIKEANEMGVICGVTTNPSLIAKEGRDFNEVIKEITEIVDGPISGEVISEDAQGMIKEGREIAKIHKNMIVKIPMTAEGLKATKVLSKEGIKTNVTLIFSVTQALLAANSGATYVSPFLGRIDDISMDGMELVRNIADIFAIHGIETEIIAASVRNPIHVIQAAQAGADISTIPYSLVLQMIKHPLTDQGLEKFKADWAAAFGK; encoded by the coding sequence ATGAGATTTTTTTTAGACACAGCAAACATAGAACATATTAAAGAAGCAAATGAAATGGGAGTAATATGTGGGGTAACTACAAATCCATCTTTAATTGCAAAAGAAGGTAGAGATTTCAATGAAGTTATAAAAGAAATAACAGAAATAGTAGATGGACCAATAAGTGGAGAAGTTATAAGTGAAGATGCACAAGGGATGATTAAAGAAGGAAGAGAAATTGCTAAAATTCATAAGAACATGATTGTAAAAATTCCAATGACAGCAGAAGGACTTAAGGCAACTAAAGTTTTATCTAAAGAAGGAATTAAAACAAATGTAACTTTAATATTCTCAGTAACACAAGCATTACTTGCAGCGAATTCAGGAGCAACATATGTAAGTCCATTTTTAGGAAGAATAGATGATATATCTATGGATGGAATGGAACTAGTTAGAAATATCGCAGATATATTTGCAATTCATGGAATAGAAACAGAAATAATTGCAGCTAGCGTAAGAAATCCAATTCATGTTATTCAAGCAGCACAAGCTGGAGCAGATATTTCAACAATACCTTATAGCTTAGTTCTACAAATGATAAAACATCCACTAACAGATCAAGGATTAGAAAAGTTTAAGGCAGATTGGGCTGCAGCTTTCGGTAAATAA
- the mmsA gene encoding multiple monosaccharide ABC transporter ATP-binding protein: MLKGNDIILEMINITKTFPGVKALDNVNLQVQSGEIHSLCGENGAGKSTLMKVLSGIYPYGTYEGAILYNGKACKYKSVKDSEADGIVIIHQELALSPYLSIAENIFIGNEVAKYGVINWHEVRIRTKELLEKVGLNEDPDTIVNTLSVGKQQLIEIAKALSKNVKLLILDEPTASLNDDDSEHLLDLMLELKEQGITSILISHKLNEVSKVCDSITILRDGATIETLDASTGQISEDRIVKGMVGRELTDRYPKRIPKIGDILFEVKDWNVYHPDYPDRKMVDNVNINVRKGEVLGIAGLMGAGRTELAMSIFGRTYGEKISGTLIKDGKEIHIKTVKDAIDAGIAYVTEDRKEAGLNLIDDIRHNITIASLNKISNKGVINEQVEILAAEEFRKSMNIKTPSIMQITGNLSGGNQQKVILSRWIYAEPDILILDEPTRGIDVGAKYEIYTIINDLVAQGKAVIVISSELPEVLGISDRIYVMNEGKMIGELDGKDATQEIIMSKIVAAKNEEAV, from the coding sequence ATGTTAAAGGGTAATGATATTATTCTTGAAATGATAAATATAACTAAGACATTTCCAGGCGTAAAAGCATTAGATAATGTTAATTTACAAGTACAATCTGGAGAAATTCATTCTCTTTGTGGAGAAAATGGAGCAGGTAAATCTACATTAATGAAAGTTCTAAGTGGAATATATCCTTATGGAACATATGAAGGAGCTATTTTATATAATGGGAAAGCTTGTAAATATAAAAGCGTAAAAGATAGTGAAGCTGATGGGATAGTTATTATACATCAAGAGTTAGCTTTAAGTCCTTACCTTAGCATAGCAGAAAACATTTTTATTGGAAATGAAGTTGCAAAATATGGAGTTATTAACTGGCATGAGGTAAGAATTAGAACTAAAGAATTACTTGAAAAAGTTGGATTGAATGAAGATCCAGATACTATTGTCAATACACTTAGTGTTGGTAAACAACAATTAATTGAAATTGCTAAAGCATTATCAAAGAATGTAAAATTATTAATTCTAGATGAACCGACAGCATCATTAAATGATGATGATAGTGAACATCTATTAGATTTAATGTTAGAGTTGAAAGAACAAGGAATTACATCTATTTTGATTTCACATAAATTAAATGAAGTTTCAAAAGTTTGTGATTCTATAACTATATTGCGTGATGGAGCGACTATTGAAACCTTAGACGCATCTACTGGACAAATATCAGAAGATAGAATTGTTAAAGGCATGGTAGGTCGTGAACTTACAGATCGTTATCCAAAGAGAATTCCTAAAATAGGAGACATATTATTTGAAGTGAAAGATTGGAATGTTTATCATCCAGACTATCCAGATAGAAAAATGGTTGATAATGTAAATATAAATGTAAGAAAAGGCGAAGTTCTTGGAATCGCTGGACTTATGGGTGCAGGAAGAACAGAACTTGCAATGAGTATTTTTGGAAGAACATACGGAGAAAAAATTTCTGGAACTCTTATAAAAGACGGTAAAGAAATTCATATAAAAACAGTTAAAGATGCAATTGATGCAGGTATTGCTTATGTAACTGAAGATAGAAAAGAAGCGGGTTTAAATTTAATTGATGATATACGTCATAATATTACCATTGCTTCGTTAAATAAAATTTCTAATAAAGGCGTTATAAATGAACAAGTTGAAATTTTGGCAGCAGAAGAATTTAGAAAATCCATGAATATAAAAACGCCAAGCATAATGCAAATTACAGGTAACTTAAGCGGCGGTAATCAACAAAAAGTAATACTTTCAAGATGGATTTATGCAGAACCAGACATATTAATCCTTGATGAACCTACTAGAGGAATTGACGTTGGAGCAAAATATGAAATATACACAATTATAAATGATTTAGTAGCTCAAGGAAAAGCTGTTATTGTAATTTCGTCTGAATTGCCAGAAGTTCTTGGAATAAGCGATAGAATTTATGTTATGAATGAAGGAAAAATGATAGGAGAACTAGATGGAAAAGATGCTACTCAAGAAATTATTATGAGTAAAATAGTTGCAGCAAAAAATGAGGAGGCAGTATAA
- the mmsB gene encoding multiple monosaccharide ABC transporter permease: MSEAKIVKNNDKEENKKIEKSSLSKFMTENGMFIALLAVVIIFQILTKGIMLKPLNITNLIQQNGYVLILAVGMLLVVIVGTVDLAVGSVCAFIGAVAGVVMVNRGINPVLSVIISLLIGVVVGGVQGYWIAYKLIPGFVVTLAGQLIFRGFTMIILNGKTIAPFPTSFANLGSGFLPPLFYLKMGEGYLVGSSLIIGIILAVIMVFKNVQGRNKLQKYNFTAENNTSFIAKNVAIIIVILAATFVLGSYKGIPNILVIAGIIIAIYSFITTKTVFGRQVYAVGGNKKAAALSGVKVDKTTFLVFVNMGLLAAVAGLAYAARVNSAQPKAGVNFELDALAACYIGGASTAGGTGRIMGAVVGGLVLGVLNNGMSLMGVDNNWQQAIKGFVLLFAVVFDLYSKQKK, from the coding sequence ATGAGTGAAGCAAAAATTGTAAAAAATAATGATAAAGAAGAAAATAAAAAAATTGAAAAAAGTTCATTAAGTAAATTTATGACGGAAAATGGTATGTTTATTGCACTGCTTGCAGTAGTAATTATATTTCAAATCTTAACTAAAGGAATTATGTTAAAACCACTTAATATAACAAATTTAATTCAACAAAATGGATATGTACTTATTCTTGCAGTAGGTATGCTACTGGTAGTTATTGTAGGTACTGTTGATCTTGCAGTTGGTTCTGTTTGTGCCTTTATTGGAGCAGTAGCAGGGGTTGTGATGGTTAATAGGGGAATAAACCCTGTACTATCTGTTATTATATCACTTCTAATAGGTGTAGTTGTTGGAGGTGTTCAAGGATATTGGATTGCCTATAAGTTAATTCCTGGCTTTGTAGTAACTTTAGCTGGTCAATTAATCTTTAGAGGATTTACAATGATAATATTAAATGGTAAGACAATTGCACCATTTCCAACATCATTTGCTAACCTAGGATCTGGATTTTTACCACCACTATTTTATCTAAAAATGGGTGAAGGTTATTTAGTTGGATCATCACTAATTATTGGTATTATACTGGCAGTGATTATGGTATTTAAAAATGTACAAGGTAGAAATAAACTTCAAAAATACAATTTTACAGCTGAAAATAATACATCGTTTATTGCTAAAAATGTTGCTATAATTATAGTAATTCTTGCTGCAACATTTGTATTAGGATCTTATAAAGGAATACCTAATATATTAGTAATTGCAGGAATAATAATAGCAATTTATTCATTTATTACAACTAAAACAGTATTTGGTAGACAAGTATATGCAGTTGGTGGTAATAAAAAAGCAGCGGCTCTATCAGGTGTCAAAGTTGATAAAACTACATTCTTAGTATTTGTAAATATGGGACTATTAGCAGCAGTTGCAGGGCTTGCTTATGCAGCTCGTGTTAACTCAGCACAACCCAAAGCAGGTGTCAACTTTGAACTAGATGCTTTAGCAGCTTGTTACATCGGTGGTGCATCTACAGCTGGTGGTACTGGAAGAATTATGGGAGCAGTTGTTGGAGGACTGGTACTCGGAGTTCTTAACAATGGTATGTCTTTAATGGGAGTTGATAATAACTGGCAACAAGCCATTAAAGGTTTCGTATTACTATTCGCAGTAGTATTTGATTTATATTCAAAGCAAAAGAAGTAA
- the chvE gene encoding multiple monosaccharide ABC transporter substrate-binding protein: MKKKLMAMLLSMALLGSLAGCGVSTTAPNGADDKGSSASDSKQTKSDGKTIGILMPTKSSERWIKDGDDMVKGLKDLGYATNLQYAEDVVETQVSQAENLITKGVSALVIANIDGESLTDVCQKAKDAGIPVIAYDRLIKNTPNVDYYISFDNTLVGVQVGQYIEKSLDLKNASKSFNIELFAGSPDDNNAHMLYDGAMSVLKPYIDSKKLTVVSGQTTFDEVCTLRWDGALAQARMENLLTANYASGKKVDAVFSSYDGLSRGIVEALRSVGYGSKDLPWPVITGQDAETATVKSIVAGEQTQTIFKDTRLLSAQAVKTVDAVLNGKKAEVNDEKTYNNGVKVVPSYLCTPVSVDKTNYKTVLVDSGYIKESDLSK, translated from the coding sequence ATGAAAAAGAAATTAATGGCAATGTTATTATCAATGGCACTTCTAGGATCACTAGCAGGATGTGGGGTATCAACTACTGCTCCAAACGGCGCAGATGATAAGGGTAGTTCTGCTTCAGACTCAAAGCAAACAAAGTCTGATGGAAAAACAATTGGTATTCTAATGCCAACTAAGTCTTCAGAACGTTGGATAAAAGATGGAGATGATATGGTAAAAGGATTAAAAGACCTTGGTTATGCTACAAATCTTCAATATGCAGAAGATGTTGTAGAAACTCAAGTATCACAAGCTGAAAACTTAATTACAAAAGGTGTAAGTGCTTTAGTAATTGCAAATATTGATGGTGAGTCTTTAACTGATGTTTGTCAAAAAGCGAAGGACGCAGGAATTCCTGTTATTGCCTATGACCGTTTGATTAAAAATACTCCAAATGTAGATTATTACATTTCTTTTGACAATACACTTGTAGGTGTTCAAGTTGGTCAATACATTGAAAAATCATTAGATCTAAAAAATGCAAGTAAGTCATTTAATATAGAACTATTTGCAGGTTCTCCAGATGATAACAATGCACATATGTTATATGACGGTGCAATGAGCGTACTTAAACCTTATATAGATTCTAAAAAGTTAACTGTAGTTTCAGGACAAACAACATTTGATGAAGTTTGTACATTAAGATGGGATGGTGCTTTAGCACAAGCAAGAATGGAAAATTTATTGACAGCTAATTACGCATCTGGTAAAAAGGTTGATGCTGTATTTTCATCTTATGATGGCTTAAGCCGTGGTATTGTAGAAGCATTAAGAAGTGTTGGTTATGGATCTAAGGATCTTCCATGGCCAGTAATTACAGGTCAAGATGCAGAAACTGCAACAGTTAAATCTATTGTTGCTGGTGAACAAACACAAACAATATTTAAAGACACAAGATTATTATCAGCTCAAGCTGTTAAGACAGTTGATGCAGTTTTAAATGGAAAAAAAGCAGAAGTTAATGATGAGAAAACTTATAACAATGGCGTAAAAGTTGTACCATCTTATCTATGTACTCCAGTTTCAGTAGACAAAACTAATTATAAGACAGTTTTAGTTGATTCAGGATATATAAAAGAATCAGATCTTTCTAAATAG
- the tkt gene encoding transketolase yields the protein MSRELDKLSINAIRVLSADAIEKSQSGHPGLPLGAATMAFTLWAKMNHNGKNPTWDNRDRFVLSAGHGSMLEYSLLHLFGYGVEVSDIKNFRQVGSLTPGHPEFGHTKGVEITTGPLGQGICNAVGMAMAEAHLAEKFNKEKYSVIDHYTYSICGDGCLMEGISGEASSLAGTLGLGKLVVLYDSNNISIEGSTDIAFREDVAKRYEAYGWQVLKIADGNDIDAIESAIEAAKAETSKPSIIIVKNQIGFGCPAKQGKASAHGEPLGAANVIAMKENLGWKTEPAFYVPDEVYTNMNEHIEKGVSKESTWNKLFSEYSKEYPELAKEYAAWMSGEIDKEALLNNEEFWGFDKEMATRESSGILINRLAKLIPNLIGGSADLAPSNKTYMAGKGDFSDTDRSGQNLHFGVREHAMAAIVNGMYVHGGLKVFCSTFFVFSDYMKGAMRLSALMNLPVAYVLTHDSIGVGEDGPTHQPIEQLAALRSMPNMTVFRPADSKETAAAWYYAVTNGTTPTSLVLTRQKLPLYDGCPKRALKGGYILKDSKKEIPDVLLMASGSEVELIFKAADELATKGIDARVISMPSFELFEAQDAAYKESVIPNKVRARVAVEALTSFGWHKYVGLDGDVISLDTFGASGNADTLFKQFGFTVENVVQKAVKVAAK from the coding sequence ATGAGTAGAGAATTAGATAAGTTATCTATTAATGCAATAAGAGTACTTTCAGCAGATGCAATTGAAAAATCACAGTCTGGTCATCCAGGACTTCCACTTGGAGCAGCAACTATGGCATTTACTTTATGGGCAAAGATGAACCATAATGGAAAAAATCCAACTTGGGATAATAGAGACAGATTTGTATTATCGGCAGGACATGGATCAATGCTTGAATATTCATTATTACATTTATTTGGATACGGAGTAGAGGTTTCCGACATTAAAAACTTTAGACAAGTAGGAAGTTTAACTCCAGGACATCCTGAGTTTGGTCATACTAAAGGTGTTGAAATTACAACAGGACCACTTGGTCAAGGAATATGTAATGCAGTAGGTATGGCTATGGCAGAAGCACATCTTGCAGAAAAGTTTAATAAAGAAAAATATAGTGTAATTGATCACTATACATATTCAATATGTGGAGACGGCTGCCTTATGGAAGGAATTTCAGGAGAAGCATCATCACTTGCAGGAACTTTAGGACTTGGAAAATTAGTTGTATTGTATGATTCAAATAATATTTCAATTGAAGGAAGTACTGATATAGCATTTAGAGAAGATGTAGCTAAAAGATATGAAGCTTATGGCTGGCAAGTATTAAAAATTGCTGATGGAAATGATATAGATGCAATAGAAAGTGCAATAGAAGCAGCTAAAGCAGAAACTTCAAAACCTTCAATTATAATAGTCAAAAATCAAATTGGTTTTGGATGTCCCGCAAAACAAGGAAAAGCATCAGCTCATGGTGAGCCACTAGGTGCTGCAAATGTAATTGCAATGAAGGAAAACTTAGGTTGGAAGACAGAACCAGCTTTCTATGTACCAGATGAAGTATATACAAATATGAATGAACACATAGAAAAAGGTGTTTCAAAAGAATCAACTTGGAATAAATTATTCAGTGAATATTCTAAAGAGTACCCTGAACTTGCAAAAGAATATGCTGCATGGATGAGTGGAGAAATAGATAAAGAAGCCTTATTAAATAATGAAGAATTCTGGGGCTTTGATAAAGAAATGGCTACAAGAGAATCTTCAGGAATATTGATAAATAGATTAGCAAAATTAATTCCTAATTTAATAGGAGGATCAGCTGATTTAGCTCCTTCAAATAAAACTTATATGGCTGGCAAAGGAGATTTCTCAGATACAGACAGAAGCGGACAAAACCTTCACTTTGGAGTTAGAGAACATGCAATGGCAGCTATAGTTAATGGTATGTATGTTCATGGTGGACTTAAGGTATTCTGTTCAACATTCTTCGTATTCAGTGATTACATGAAGGGTGCTATGAGATTATCAGCTCTTATGAATCTTCCTGTAGCTTATGTTTTAACTCATGATAGCATTGGTGTTGGGGAAGATGGTCCAACTCATCAACCAATAGAACAATTAGCAGCACTTAGAAGTATGCCAAATATGACAGTATTTAGACCAGCTGATTCAAAGGAAACTGCAGCAGCTTGGTATTATGCTGTAACTAATGGAACAACACCAACATCATTAGTTTTAACAAGACAAAAATTGCCATTATATGATGGATGCCCTAAGAGAGCATTAAAGGGTGGATATATCCTTAAAGATTCTAAGAAGGAGATTCCAGATGTACTTCTTATGGCATCAGGTTCAGAAGTTGAATTAATATTTAAAGCAGCTGATGAATTAGCTACTAAAGGAATAGATGCAAGAGTTATAAGTATGCCATCATTCGAATTATTTGAAGCTCAAGATGCAGCTTATAAGGAATCAGTTATACCAAATAAAGTTCGAGCAAGAGTTGCTGTTGAAGCATTAACAAGTTTTGGATGGCATAAATATGTAGGTCTTGATGGAGATGTTATTTCATTAGATACTTTCGGAGCATCAGGAAATGCAGATACATTATTTAAACAATTTGGATTTACTGTAGAAAATGTTGTACAAAAAGCAGTTAAAGTTGCAGCTAAATAA
- a CDS encoding DegV family protein: MDAKIVMDSCVDFNNEVFDNEKIMERIPFKIIIDNEEIIDLDLEQSELITKMKNSKNKIGTSCPSPHEFLESFKKCKNNFVVTISEKLSGSYNSAMVAKEMLKEEFPESSVHVFDCKTATAGASLVVLKLKELIEEKMHTNQIIEEVNIYIKEMKTLLFAERLDNLAKNGRISSKKAFIGNLLQVVPIMCDNGDGELILKEQVRGRKKALNRLLDIVGEEGTDLKNKVLGITHVNCREKAESLKVEIKNRYDFKDVIIFEAGGLSTIYADDGGIVFCY, encoded by the coding sequence ATGGATGCTAAAATAGTAATGGATTCATGCGTTGATTTTAACAATGAAGTATTTGATAACGAAAAGATAATGGAAAGAATACCATTTAAAATTATCATTGATAATGAAGAAATTATAGATTTAGATTTAGAACAAAGTGAATTAATTACAAAGATGAAGAATAGTAAGAATAAAATAGGAACATCATGTCCTTCACCACATGAATTTTTGGAATCGTTTAAGAAATGTAAAAATAATTTTGTTGTTACAATTTCTGAAAAATTGAGTGGATCATATAATAGTGCTATGGTAGCAAAAGAAATGTTAAAAGAAGAATTTCCAGAAAGCTCTGTTCATGTTTTTGATTGTAAGACAGCAACTGCAGGAGCTAGTTTAGTAGTTTTAAAATTAAAGGAACTTATAGAAGAAAAAATGCATACTAATCAAATAATTGAAGAAGTTAATATATACATAAAAGAAATGAAGACACTCCTATTTGCAGAAAGATTGGACAACCTAGCTAAAAATGGTCGAATAAGTAGCAAGAAGGCTTTTATAGGTAATCTATTGCAAGTTGTTCCTATAATGTGTGATAACGGAGATGGAGAATTAATTTTAAAAGAGCAAGTAAGAGGCAGAAAAAAGGCTTTAAATAGGTTACTTGACATAGTTGGAGAAGAAGGCACAGATTTAAAAAATAAAGTACTTGGAATAACACATGTAAATTGCAGAGAGAAAGCAGAAAGTCTTAAAGTAGAAATTAAAAATAGATATGATTTTAAGGATGTAATAATATTTGAAGCGGGTGGATTAAGCACAATATATGCAGATGATGGCGGGATTGTATTTTGCTATTAA
- a CDS encoding xylulokinase, with translation MSLEINNIKNAIIDGKTVLGIEFGSTRIKAVLIGEDSQPIASGSHDWENRYVNNIWTYSLDDIWTGVQDSYKNMAEDVKQKYGVTLQNIGAIGFSAMMHGYMVFNKDGELLVPFRTWRNTITENASEELTKLFKYHIPQRWSIAHLYQAILNDEEHVSDINFQTTLEGYIHWKLTGKKVIGVGEASGMFPIDIDTKNYNAHMIEQFDELVASKNFSWKLGEIFPKVLVAGENAGVLTVEGAKLLDVTGQLKPGIPLCPPEGDAGTGMVATNSVAKRTGNVSAGTSVFAMIVLEKDLSKVYEEIDLVTTPTGNLVAMVHCNNCTSDLNAWVGIFKEFSEAMGMEVDMNKLFATLYNKALEGDSDCGGLLAYNYFSGEHITNFEEGRPLFVRSPESKFNLANFIRVNLFTSLGALKTGLDILLKQEGVQLDEILGHGGLFKTKDVGQKIMAAAMDAPVSVMETAGEGGAWGIAILASYMLNKVENETLEDYLTKKVFAGKIGTKIDPDPKDVEGFNEFMKRYTKGLAIERAAIDNLK, from the coding sequence ATGAGTCTAGAAATCAATAATATAAAAAATGCCATCATCGATGGTAAAACAGTACTTGGTATTGAATTTGGTTCAACTCGAATTAAAGCAGTTTTGATTGGTGAAGATAGCCAACCTATTGCTTCTGGTAGTCATGATTGGGAGAACAGATATGTTAACAATATATGGACTTACAGCTTAGACGATATTTGGACTGGTGTACAAGACAGTTATAAGAATATGGCTGAAGATGTTAAACAAAAATATGGAGTAACTCTTCAAAATATAGGCGCAATCGGATTTAGTGCCATGATGCATGGTTATATGGTTTTTAATAAAGATGGAGAACTTTTAGTACCATTCCGTACATGGCGTAATACTATTACTGAAAACGCTTCAGAAGAATTAACAAAATTGTTTAAATATCATATTCCTCAAAGATGGAGCATTGCTCATCTTTATCAAGCTATATTAAATGATGAAGAACACGTATCTGATATTAATTTTCAAACAACTTTAGAAGGATATATACATTGGAAACTAACAGGTAAAAAGGTTATTGGTGTTGGTGAAGCATCTGGAATGTTCCCTATTGATATAGATACAAAAAACTATAATGCACATATGATAGAGCAGTTTGATGAATTGGTTGCTTCTAAAAACTTCTCATGGAAACTTGGCGAAATTTTTCCAAAGGTTTTGGTAGCAGGTGAAAATGCTGGTGTTCTTACGGTCGAAGGAGCAAAGCTTTTAGACGTGACAGGACAGTTGAAACCAGGTATTCCACTTTGTCCTCCAGAAGGTGATGCAGGAACAGGTATGGTTGCAACTAACAGTGTTGCAAAACGTACTGGTAATGTTTCAGCTGGAACATCTGTATTTGCAATGATTGTTCTTGAAAAAGACTTATCAAAGGTATATGAAGAAATAGATTTAGTTACAACACCTACTGGTAACCTAGTAGCTATGGTTCACTGTAATAACTGTACTTCAGACCTTAATGCATGGGTTGGAATATTTAAAGAATTCTCAGAAGCAATGGGTATGGAAGTTGATATGAATAAATTATTTGCAACTTTATATAATAAGGCACTTGAAGGAGATTCAGACTGTGGTGGCTTATTAGCTTATAACTATTTTTCAGGTGAGCATATAACTAATTTTGAAGAAGGACGTCCATTGTTTGTGCGTTCACCAGAAAGTAAATTCAACTTAGCTAATTTCATCCGAGTTAATTTATTTACATCATTAGGTGCATTGAAAACTGGCTTGGATATTCTTCTTAAGCAAGAAGGAGTTCAATTAGATGAAATTTTAGGTCATGGTGGATTATTTAAGACTAAAGATGTAGGACAAAAAATCATGGCAGCTGCAATGGATGCTCCAGTTTCTGTTATGGAAACTGCTGGAGAAGGCGGAGCATGGGGGATTGCAATACTTGCATCATATATGCTAAACAAAGTGGAGAATGAGACATTAGAGGATTATCTCACAAAGAAAGTATTTGCAGGAAAAATTGGTACAAAGATAGATCCAGATCCTAAGGATGTTGAAGGATTTAACGAATTTATGAAGCGATATACCAAAGGACTTGCTATTGAAAGAGCAGCAATAGATAACCTTAAATAG